The genomic region AACAATTCAGTTCAGGAGCACCTTAGTATTTTTGGGTTCAGGTTTTGACCATCTCTTTTAAAATCTATGCCTTTTATGCAGTTGGATGCAACCAGAGGAAGCTATAAAAAAGCTTCTCTCCTCAGGACATAACAAACACTTGCTTTATTCAAAACAACTCTGCATCTCATTGTCACTCCTGCAAAGAACGATTATTGTATCTCCACGGACCAGATGTTGCACTATAATGATAGGTAAAGCATTAAGCTCATGCGTGAGTTGATGTCCAGACAACGTCCTATGGTGATTTTGTCTGCTATCGATCCAGACCGAGGCACACGCTGCAATAAAAtcttttaaaggctgttttgGGACCTGGTGAAGCGAGGGATCGATAGACTGCAGAGTGGCCCCTTGCTCTGCCCTGAGCAGGATTAGCAAGGGCCCATGTCCCGCCTAACAAAGCAAAGCAGACGAGGGGGGGCCATAGCTTCTACTGATTTCAAATAGACCTTGACTAAAACCCAGACACATCAGCCAATCCAGACGTGAAGCCATCAGGTTTGTACCCACTGTCCATGGAGAGGATAGGAAGTGGCTTTTCTTTGGCATGTTGTGATGACGCCCTGTTTTTCTCGAGTATGTCTGGGGCTCTGTACACGGCTGCCCTGAAGCTGTCAAATGAATTATTCAACCTCTCACTTTGTTCATGGAGGAATTCCCAATGATGTGCATTGCCCTTGGGCTTTGTGAGGAGCAGTCTGGGAATGGATAACAGACGGGAttaaaagagggagagagaaaaaagagagggacTGAAAAAGTCTTTCTCTCCTGAGTTATTATTCAGTAGTACTTTTATTTGAGCTCATGTGAAGAAAGCGAGACTCTAGAATTCAAAGTCTTCCTCATCTGCTTTACACTCCGCACACTCTCTCTGTTAAAAATATATTCGTTAACATAGTTAATTGTTCAAGGATACTGAAGGGTGTGCACAGCACAGTCAGATAAACCAGTTTGAGACATGGATAGCTGCTCCTTTTTCCCGCCTGTGTCACTTACATTAATACAAATGACATCAAAGAACATTAAAGTCATAAACTCACTGATTGAGGCAGAAGATAAACTTCTGGAAGCTTACATGAAAGAAGTCAAACTGTAAAATGTGCAGTGACGATGATGGGGTGAAAGAGTAGGGTGAATAACGCAGATTAAGTCTGTCAATTTAAAGGTTTCTGCCACACGTATGCTGCATCAGCAGACAATCCCAGTCCATGCTGTACCTTCTCTATTTACACTGAACCTGGTTCAAGTGTAAGCAACTTCCTAAAggatcataaaaacaaaaggaaatgaaTTCTAATTGGAACATTTAAGTTGTAATTAACAAAAGCAGAGTTCCATTGACACAGACTAGCCAGCCAGACTATTGATTAGTAATATAAATCAAAGACTGAtgagctcctctctctctctacagacacccagtaacaacaacaacaacacagtggcaGGTCCCTCCTCATCATGAGAACAGCTCCAGCCTACATTACCATACAGGAGCTGGGAGGCCAGTGAAAGGCTCACTCTGCCACCTATATGCCTGGTTGCCCCCTAACAGGATTAAGGGGATATGGTGAGGTGCTGCTCCTGCTTGGTGTAACTCACTCTGATGTGATTTCCATTTGTCTGGCCCAGCCCTTACTTTCCCCACGGTCTAATCCCTCACTATTCTCACCACCGCCCAACAGCTACTCTAATCTGCTGGCAGGCTTTAGGAGGAGACGCTTCCACACACTCCGCAGACTCTGTGGTCAACacggagaaggagagagggatgtTTGGTTGTTACTGCAGGggagcacacgcacacacacatacgcatgTACCCACACAGTGTTTATGGATGTGAAGCAGAGGTAAACAGGTAAGACGACTGTTAGAAACTAAGTTACTGTGTACAAGGTGCGGAGTGAAGGCttacatgctgtgtgtgtgtgtgtgtgtgtgtgtgtttgctgtcaaTGTTGTGGTTCCTGTGCTGGTGTGAACATAACTGgatattattgtgtttgttcactTGAGTCTTCCACATTGTTGCACACTGTTGGAGAATCTATTTGCAGAACTAAGGGTGGTGTTCTTTATTCATGgtgttaaaaacagaaaatcagcaaaggtcaaatgtcagctcAGAGATTTTGTAACAAAATGCCAGAATACTGATTGGTTTGTGTTTATTCTTTTTACAATGAGGTGAAATAAACTCTGTAATGCAGTGAGCAGTGTTCAGTCTGTTGCATTAGACACTTGTCTTCATTGGTAGTAGTTAGTAGTACAGTTATTAGTTTGTAGTTGAAAACCATGTATTCAGTCTGCTTATTAATAAAGTGAATACCCTGAAAGGTCATAGAAATGGTTCTGTGTTTAGTATAAGTGTGGTTTTATAATCTGGAAAGATTTACTAACAAAACTCTGATAAATTGTGACATTCAAACCATAATTGATTGATATTACAGGGATAGCTCAGGTATTTTGTTTAAAGTGTCACAGGAAGAACCTagcattattcatttatttattttttgaaaatgtacttaaagaAGATGATGtaagataataaaaaagataatataaatattatagaCAACAGCAGTGAAACTCGTTTAAAGTCaccactgtgaaaaaaaactgtacatgtactgtacatataatCTTTTATCAGTTTGTGCACATATTCCCACTTGAGCTCTAGAGCATTTGCAGTATCATGTTAGCACACACTTTTCTGCCTATACAGCCTGTCAGATAAAGGAGCTCACAGCcccactgctcctcctccatgGAGAGAATGGACAGCAGCCAGTTGCTCCTGAACATGTCACGTCTCATCAGGGCTGATGCGTCAGTCTGACGTTGTAGTAAGAGTTGattacaaacaacacaaagttaGCTGACCACAAATAACTGTATTTGATCTTAGTGAGggaggcagctgtggatcaacaactcctgtgaggtATGATGTAAAATCACGGATATTCTTTATGGACTCTGGTGTTTTGAGTGAGCCGTGTTTTTAGAATGTGACACAAATTTCAGTTTCAAGTTGCACAGCAGTGCGAGTGTCCTTTCACCTAGCACAATGCTCATTCTGATGGGAGTCTGTCAGTTTCAGGGTTCAGCTCTTGcattatttctttctctctgtgtgcatgCAGATGTGAGGACTGAATGGCCCCTTGTGTAGCAGACATGACAGCAGAGGAAACCTATGGCCCATCGGTGCTGAGTCCTGTGGGAGGGGTCAAGTTAATCATGCCAGAGGAGGAACTCCACAGCTGCAACCTGGAAGTGGCAGAGTATCACACAGATGTTCCCACTGAGGAATGTGCAGCATTGACCGACAGGTAAATCTAAAGATTTATTGCATCTCTGTGAAAAAGaggtggtaataataataatgttcaaCCACATCTTATGGCAAAACTGAAACAACTTCAACAGGTGATGCAAAAAAACTTTAGTTTTCCCCATCAGCAATCTGGTATGTGTGgtattttgtatatttctgtcatgtttattttcataaatctCAAAAGATTCACTCCGAGCATTGACTGAAATAATGCACAAGATAATAAGCATAGCAACAGGCTTTCACACAACAGGTCAAAGTTTGCAGGTGACCTCTGACATCTGCAGACCACTGTCCTCTTGACATGACCACTGTCTCTTGTGTgtagcagtgtgtgtgctgaggaGCCGTTCTGCAGGATCTGCCATGAAGACGGGGCTTCCGGGGAGCTGCTGTCCCCCTGCGACTGCTCCGGCAGCGTGGCCATGGTGCACCGCGCCTGCCTGGAGCAATGGCTCACCACCTCCAACAGCGGCCACTGTGAACTCTGTCACCACCAGTTTGCACTAAAGCGAATGCCAAAACCGCTCACCGAGGTAGGAACCTGCATCACACAGCAGTCTCAATCACTTTATATTGATTAAAACAAAGGCATTTGGATTTAGAAGTGATATCTACTCACATTAACAtgtaatgtattcattttgaTGAGTTTATTTTGgtccacaacaacaaaaatttgacattaaaaataaataaattaaagaaaggaaaaaaattatAGACAGAAAAGGTGTAGGCTGAAGCACAAGCTAATTACACTGAGCCTTAATAGTCAAAAAAGAATCATGGAAGAAGAAACGATGGTGACAACATAAATATCTGGAGcttaaacatgtaaatgtgctCTTTTAAAGATGATATACTTGATGCTCAGTACTTTTTGCCCTCTTTCTATTCTCAATCACATTGCAACTGCATCCCATGTGCAGCTCATCACAAACCTGTGTTTAGTGCTGTGTTTATGTGGACCTCAGGAGCTTATTGTTGCACCATACACATCGCATACAGGACATTTGGATGCAGCATATTATACAGGGTCTAGCATTTCTGACAGGTCCTCAAATGCAACAGCCAGACTGTTAAACACAAATACTTACAAGTGATATATTTACAGGATAAATATGCGTCCTGCTATTTTGTGAGgcagaatgttgcatattggacctttttAAATAATGCTGACTTTGCAGCCTTATTTATGGCaaatttttgtgtttctgtcattttagcAACTGATGAAAATGTTATACACgctaaaagtgtgtgtgtaagtgtgttcACTCACCTAAATAAACCAAATGCATGCGAGACTTCCTCTAACTCCATGTTTCACAGTTGACATAAAAAGGAGAAATAGTTCAGAAAAACCAATAATTTCTCAAGTGGTTTTTAGTGCCTGTGTCTTTCTGTGCGGGAGGTGCACACAGTGCAGTCTGCGCTATGCCCCACACAACAACACTTAAGACAAgttgaactgtccctttaactggGTCATGCTGACTTGCAAATTCAAATGTAAAGATAATCTGCAGTTTCTTCTCACTGAGAGAGCAGATGTCACAGAAAGTGGGAGGAGCGTCGTGCTGCCTTCATGTTGGAGGACCTGCTGCTGTTCGCTGGACCTGTTCTGCCGTTAAAGCCACTTAGGCTGAGAGCCAGATTAGATGGTGTTTCCTCCCCTCGTTGCTCAGCAGAGGACAGGACTCGGCCCTTTTGCTTCCTCTGCTGCATGTGTGGCCACGGCGAGTAATCTGCTGATTAAAACCTGCCAGGTTAAACCACACAGTGACCAGCATACACCTGCTGTCAGGCTTTgccgcacacatgcacagtaaCTCACGTAATAACACGAATACAGAATATGAAACTGAGGTGACTGTACACAATGGATGTAGATCggaatataaatgtaatattgCGAACACAAAATAGTCTCAAATAAGAGAATAATCATTCTTTCCTGGACAATTTAGACATTTGCCCTCCTACACTACTTAGACACACTGGACTTGACAATGAACTCcagaatgaggggaaaaaagttatttaagtgactttgaatgtagTATGGTTGTTCTTCACACTCAGCCGTCTCTAACGGTTAAAGAAAATGAGGGGCAGGTTCTCTATGTGTGGAAATGCCCTTTGTGATGCCTGGTCAGAGTGGTTCAAAATGATAAAAGTGGTAAGCAGTCTGTGTTTATACAGCACCGTTCTTGTCCTGATGcagcatgtccacaatgtactTGTACTTCCCTGCAGTGGTTGTGTGCTCCGTccgtgcagcagcagaggaggacgcTGTGCGGTGACACGGTGTGCTTCTTGTTCATCACACCACTGGCCAGCCTGTCAGGGTGGCTGTGTGTCCAAGGAGCGAAGGACCTCTACTACACCAACGGCATGGAGGCCCTGGGGCTGATGGTCCTCACACTGGCTCTGTTTACTATCTATGTCTTCTGGACTGTGGTACGTACTCTCAGGCTCTCACCATATGGCTCTGTAGGCTCGTCGCAATCACCAGTCCCTTTGTAACAAATGTTTAAAGTATATGACCTTAACTGTACTTAATTACAAAAGTAATTgctttagaagtaaaagtagaGCTCAGTGGTATGGCGagctgtctttcaactggaaggttgtgggttcaattcctggtcctGCTTGTGTCCCTGAGCAAGAAACTTGTCCCCATCAAGATTAGAAAagtgtgctatataaatacagagcattgtcaactcttcttcttcttctgaggtaaaagttgctagaaatataaataaagtacagttTTGTTGGTACAGTTACAAAGTCCTTCAAATATTTAGTTTGCTTCAAatccaaaaaataaaactaacttTGAATGTGTACCCAAGTTTTAGTTAAGCTGTGAAGTCTAGAACTTTAGAAATGAAGCGTACTGAAATGTTAATAATTTGTGTCCTAAGGTATCCGTGCGCTACCACATGCATCTCTTTGCGACGTGGAAGAAGACGGACCAGAGAGTGCGACTGCAGATTCCCTCGTCCGGCCACAGAACAAACAACCATCAGACTCTGTCCATCAGCAGCCTGAGCAAAGCCACCAACAAAGAGACAATGGTGTAGGGCTGCGTTCTTCTACAATCAACACACCTCCCATGTAAGGAAAGTGAGTCACAAGGCCCCAGAACACAGACGGGTGACTGTTAAACCACAAAACCTTGTATGGAAACTTAGACTTTGAAACAACATATGTGTAAATATTGAGTCATTCTTCACACGTAAGATATTTTTATAATTCCTCTTTTACAGTATGAAAAATGTACATTGAAATGTAGTTTGTTGTAATGATTTGTAAATACACTTGTTAATGGATATTTTAATTGTTCAGTTTATAACTGATGAGGCTTTATCACTATCTCTGCGACTCTTGTCGACACCAATGAACTATGAGAGAGTTGTCTCCTACCGTCCCGTTTAAAGTCTCTTGAAGCCTCACTTTTCTGTTCCTGCCTGACAGCAGTGGAAGCAGAGATGTTCCATCCATCTcaatgtttgacatgtttttaccCGAGTGTGGATCCTTTGTTCTCTGACCTCACTCCTACACACAGAACTGCTGCTCTCTGGATGCTGTTTTGGGCCCCAagtcaaaaaaaattaaaaaaaacactcactagTTCCACGAAATAAAGACACTGAgatcacatttgttttaacaCTCCTGATGTTTGATGTGAATCACT from Solea solea chromosome 5, fSolSol10.1, whole genome shotgun sequence harbors:
- the zgc:158785 gene encoding E3 ubiquitin-protein ligase MARCHF3 gives rise to the protein MAPCVADMTAEETYGPSVLSPVGGVKLIMPEEELHSCNLEVAEYHTDVPTEECAALTDSSVCAEEPFCRICHEDGASGELLSPCDCSGSVAMVHRACLEQWLTTSNSGHCELCHHQFALKRMPKPLTEWLCAPSVQQQRRTLCGDTVCFLFITPLASLSGWLCVQGAKDLYYTNGMEALGLMVLTLALFTIYVFWTVVSVRYHMHLFATWKKTDQRVRLQIPSSGHRTNNHQTLSISSLSKATNKETMV